DNA sequence from the Hoylesella buccalis ATCC 35310 genome:
TTTTGTAATCACCTACTGGCGTTCCCGGCATGGCCAAGCAGCCGTCGGTGCCAGTAATCTTCATCCAGCCATCGCCCTTCGGTGCGTCTTTGTCACCGGCTTTCACATCCTCGAGCATCGTACGACAGCCGAAGTTGATGGCAAATGGCATCGACCCAATTTTCAAGTTGTTCAATAAAATAACGAGCACATCCTTGTCCCATGTCAGCTTGTATTTCGCCGGACATCCTTCGGGCAAACGAGTGATGTTAAAATCATTCATGAAAGCCGCCGTGGAGAGTACCACCTCGCCATTGAGATGAGCCTTGGCCAACTCGATATTAGACACTTTGGTTTCTTCTTCATCATTGTCGCACGACGAAAATCCCAGAACAGCAAACGCCATTAAACAAACTGCTGCGAAAACATTTCTCATTTTCATAACGTATTAAACATAGGTGAGTCCTATAAATTAGCTCGGTCTGACACATGCCTTTTCATCTTCTTGAAAGAACACAAGCAGAACAAAAACGTAACCCACATCATTTTTTATTGAATTTGAATAATTCAGGGGTGGTAATTTATAAAACCCACCTTGGTTTGTTAGTAAATGCTTCTTTTGATTCGTTGGCAAAGGTAGAAAGATTTTTAAAACTGCACAATCCTCATTTATATGGAAAATAAAGCAGGAAAAAGCCGCACGCCAACCCTTCTATCTTCAGCCGAATGGTACCGAATCAGGTTGAGCAGGTTAACTGCAATCATCTGGTGTTGTATGACAGACAGTAAATAACACTCTCCTAACAATCTGATTCATAACAACATACAAGCATGTACAAACTCTTTGACTTTGGCCTTCAAAGTCCATCAGTTTGGCCTGCAATTGCAAATCATTAACAATCCAAATACAAAGATGTTGTTTCACCCTTCCAATTTGTTATGAAAACAAAGAAAAATGATTGCTTTTGGCAATCAACAACTTTTTATCATAAAAAAAAATCGAGACATACTTTCACGGCTCTTTCATTAAAAAAACAATAAATTTTATTTTTTTAAACAGCGCAGATGAAATCAACAACGAAATAAACAGAAAACGCGAAAATTTGCAAGTGATGTAAAGGAACTAAAGAACGTAGACGTTCTGGCGAAAAAAGCTAAAATCAATGCATTGTAACCTCTCTCCGTTGTTTCGTCAAAAGTGAAAGGCTGCAACGCTGTTTTTCGTTTTTTTTTAGATTGAACGGGACGTTCTTTCGTGAAATGTCTTTTGCGGCAATGTTTTTTTAGATTCTTTTGTGTCTTTCGTTGTTAAAAATCATGGTTTTCATCTCCATATTTCTTCCACAAAACTTGTTTATTTTATGAATAATTGCTATTTTCGCATTAACAACTACAGAAAAATGTAGATTTGCACACTTTTCTGCACTTAAAAATGTAAATAATGGAAATACGAAGAGACATCATAGACACCTTGAGGAGGTGGAAGGAAAAAACGGACAGGAAACCAATTCTATTAAAGGGAGCAAGGCAGATTGGCAAGACATGGGCAATGGAAGCGTTTGGCAAGGAGGAATTTGACTATTGCGCCAAGTTCGATTTTGATCGTCAGCCAGAGTTAAGGTCTGTCTTTCAAACGTCCAAAAGTCCGGAGAGAATTCTGAAAGAGCTTTCGCTGTATACGGAGGTTCCCATTGTGGCAGGTAAGACGCTGATTATCTTCGATGAGATTCAGGAGTGCGAGGAGGCATTGAACAGCCTAAAATACTTCTATGAAGATGCGCCAGCGTACCATGTCATTGCCGCTGGCAGTCTGCTTGGCGTAGCGGTGAAGAGGCGCAGCATGACGGTGCCGGTAGGCAAGGTGAGCATCGTGCGTATGTACCCCATCACGTTCCGGGAGTTTCTGCGTGCTGCCGATGAGAAAACGTTTAGCTATGTAGAAAATCTGCATGATGCCAGTCACCTGCCTGAAATTGTCCTCAACAAGTTGAAAACAGAGTACAGGCGTTACCTCGTGTGCGGTGGTATGCCCGAGGCGGCCATCAGCCTTCTTGGCAACAAAGGCATGGAGGCTGTGGAGAAGGTGCAGCAAGACATTCTTGACCTCTACGAACTTGACTTTGCCAAGTACGCTACGCCGAGGGAGATTCCACGCATCCATGCCATCTGGCGCTCGCTGCCCTCGCAACTTGCCAAGGAGAACCGAAAGTTCATCTTCAAGATAGTAAAACCAGGCGCAAGGTCAAAGGACTATGAAGACGCGCTGCTTTGGCTGGAGGATGCTGGAATGATTTACAGGGTGTTCAACATTACCAAGCCCGGACTTCCTATTTCAGCCTACGCAGATCCGTCGGTTTTCAAGGTATATGCTTGTGATTGCGGGTTGCTTCGCCGACTGGCACGGCTTCCTGCCACTGTCATCCTGAATGCCAATGCCAACTATACGGAATTTAAGGGCAGTATGGCAGAGAACGCTATCTTGCAGTCGCTCATGCCGTTGTTGAACGATGACATTCCGTACTACTGGTCGCCCGACAGTCGTGCGGAGATAGAATTCGTTATCCAATGGGGTGAGCGTATCATACCGATAGAGGTAAAGGCAGAAAATTGTGTGAGTGGCAGAAGCCTATCTGTCTATAACGAGCGATACCACCCACAGGAACGTATCCGTTTCTCTTTTCTCAATCTACAGTACAACGAGGGATTGCTCAGTTGTCCTTCACCCTTAGCAGATTGGTTTTATAGGCTTTTGCCGAATGAATAAGAAACCGGGGTTTGCCCCACTAATGAAAGGTAATGACGGTAAAAGAGTGACGAGCGAGGTGGTGATTGTACCCGATGCAACCGATATTGCCCATCCTACCACCGACGCACCTACTCCCAAGGACGGCGTTTATACCCTCGACGGGGTGTATCTCGGCACCCACGTTGAGAGCTTGCCACGAGGTGTGTACATCGTTGGTGGCAAGAAGGTAATCAAAAATTAAGGCCGATAACAAAAGAAAAGAGGGTGTATCATAACTTGTGCGTATGATACACCCTCACTTTATGTACTATCTCTTTGGCTTAGATGATAAGCTTAAAAGCTATCAAAGCCAATACGCTGAAGCCAGCATCCATCATTTTAATCGTTGCTGTGGCAGCGATGCTTATATCTCCCAGCCAATGGCACTGGCTCCCAACACGGCGGCCGATGAACCATCAAGCCCACTAATCAAGAACTTGGCCTTGTCTTTAAATATCTTCAGTACATGCTTGTCGTAGCTTTCCTTCAAAGGCTTCATCAGCAGATCGCCAGCCTTCGTCAAGCCACCGAAGAAGATAAATGCCTCGGGAGAAGAGAAAGCGGCAAAGTTGGCGCAAGCCTCACCGAGCATTTCGCCCGTCATTTGATAAACGTGCTGCGACAGCTTGTCACCCTTACCTGCGGCAATGCTCACATCCAATGACGTAATGTCTTCCGGAATCATGTCGCGCAAGATAGAGGGTTCTTCGGTTGTTTCGAGCAATTCACGGGCCGTGCGGGCAACACCGGTGGCCGAGCAATAAGCCTCCAAGCAGCCGAAGCGACCGCAACCACACGAACGTCCGTTCTCACGACGCACCACAACGTGTCCCAGCTCGCCAGCGAATCCATCGCTGCCATACACCAACTGACCATTCACAACGATGCCCGAGCCGACACCCGTACCGAGGGTGATGACGATAAAATTCTTCATACCGCGCGCCACGCCATAGGTCATCTCACCGATAGCTGCCGCATTGGCGTCGTTGGTGAGTGCCACGGGGATGCCCAACTTATCGGAGAACAGCTTGGCCAAAGGCACAATGCCATTGTGTCCCCAGCTAAGGTTGGGTGCAAACTCGATGGTTCCGTTATAGAAGTTGCCGTTGGGTGCACCGATACCCATAGCTTTAATCTTGTCGATGCCGCCCACTTGGTCTATGATCAACTGCAAAGCCTCAATGGAAGCGTCTACATAGTCGTCTACGTTGTCATATCCTTGCGTCTTGATGGATGTGGTGGCCTTGATGTCACCGCGGCTGTCAACGATGCCGAAGACAGAGTTGGTTCCACCTAAGTCTAAACCGATTACATACGGTTTCAATTCAGAAACTGCTTTCATGTGATGTTTTCGTTTTTATTATAAGTTAGTATAGAAATCGTTTACTACCTCCCTTTGCGGGCGTGGATGCGTGTGGGCTCTCGGCTATATCAGCGTTGCACCCTTCTGCTTGCACGAGATATGCCATGCCCTTTCGCACGCAGACGAACCCTATCGGGAAGACCTAATGAGGGGTTCTTACACGTTTCGCAAAGGTATTAAAAAACTTGTATAACACAAACTTTAGCATCATAAATTTGTGCATCTCGCATAATTTTCGCAATTTTGCATACATTATGCCGTTTGAGTTTCACATTGATATCATCGACCAAATATGGAAGGGCATCATCATCGGAGTGATTGCTTCGGGACTGATGGGTCCCGTGGGTGTGTTGTGCGTTCAGCGAACGTTAAACAAGGGACGTTGGTATGGCTTGGTAACAGGCTTTGGCGCCACATGCTCTGACATCATTTACGCACTGCTCACGGGCTTTGGCATGAGTTTTGTGATGGATTTGATTACCAACCCCAAGAATCTTTTTGTTTTGCAGATATTGGGCAGCATACTGTTGTTGCTTTTCGGCATTTACAGTTTTCGCAACAACCCCACAAAGCACATGCACGTTAGCGGCAAAACGAAGGGTACATACCTGTACAACGGCATCACGGCTTTCTGGTTAACGTTTTTAAATCCACTCATCATTCTGCTGTTTATCGCCATGTATGCGCAGTTTAAGTTTGTCGTCCCCGACCATCCAGTCGAGATGGTGAGCGGCTACTTGGGCATCTTTGGCGGCGCCTTGCTGTGGTGGTACGGTTTGACTTGGGTTATCGACAAGGTGCGTGGCAAGTTTGACAACAACGGCATCGTGATTATCAACAAGATTATTGGAAGCATCGTCATCGTGTGCTCCATCATCATCCTCATCGGTACGGTGTTCAATCTTTACACCTTCCACTATTAGCCTGTTATTGTCAAACCGCTGACTGGCACGGCAAGCCGATGCCGTTTCACTTGGAAACGCCGAAGCACCCCACCGAATATTCAACCTCTTAATACAACATCAAACGTGTATATCTCACAACAACTACGCAAAAAGAGCATCGCCGAATACATATTATATATGTGGCAGGTAGAAGACATCATCCGCGTGTACGAATGTTCGCTGTCGCGCATCCGCCGCGAATACATCAGTCAGTTCGACTACACGGACGAACAGAAGGAAGAAATGGTAGACTGGTACGGCAACCTCATTCGCATGATGAACGAGGAAGGCAAACGACAGGGCGGACACCTGCAAATCAATCAGGTCATCGTCACCGACCTCATTGACCTGCACCGCAGACTGCTGCAAAGTACCAAGTTTCCCTTCTACTCGGCACAGTATTACAAGGTGCTGCCGTTTATCGTAGAACTAAGGCGTAAAGGCGAACACGAGGAAGACGAGATACAGGTATGCCTCAACGCCTTGTACGGCGTGATGCTGCTGCGGTTGCAACAGAAGGAGATATCGCCCGACACCACACATGCCATTCAGGAGATAACTACCTTCATCGGCATGCTGTCTGATTATTATATTAAGGATCGCAACGAAGGACTTCAATTTGAGGAGGATTAAAACTATGAACATACTCATTACAGGCTGCAACGGCCAACTGGGAAACGAAATGCAGGTGCTGCAGAAGGATTATCCAGAGCACCACTGGTTCAACACCGACGTCAACGAACTGGACATCACCGACAGCGACGCCATCAACAGGTTCGTGGAAGAACACGAAATCGATGGTATCGTGAACTGCGCCGCCTACACGGCCGTGGACAAGGCGGAGAGCAACAAGCGATTGGCAACGGCTCTCAACGCCGAAGCACCAACTTACCTGGCTGTTGCAATGGCTAAGCGCGACGGATGGATGGTGCAAATCAGCACCGACTATGTATTTGATGGCACGCAACACACGCCTTACATCGAGACCGACACCCCCTGCCCCAACAGCGTGTATGGAGCCACCAAGTTGGCTGGTGAGGTGGCTGTGGCGAAGATATGTCCAAAACATGTCATCATCCGCACGGCTTGGCTCTACTCTACTTTCGGCAACAATTTCGTTAAGACGATGTTGCGACTGGGCCAAGAGAAACAGCAGCTGGGCGTAATCTTCGACCAGATAGGCACACCCACCTACGCTCACGACCTGGCTCTGGCCATCATGACCATCATCGACAAGGGCATCGTGCCGGGCATCTATCACTTTTCCAACGAGGGAGTCACGAGCTGGTACGACTTCACCAAGGCCATTCACCGCATTGCCGGCATCACCACCTGTCACGTCAAGCCGCTGCACACCGCTGAATATCCCACACCGGCTCAACGACCTGCTTACAGCGTGTTGGACAAGACAAAAATCAAGGAAACCTTTGGCATCGAAATCCCTCATTGGGAAGAGAGCCTCACGAAGTGCATGCATACGAAATAACGATTTATGAACGAAATACAACGCAGGCGAACCTTCGCCATCATCTCACACCCCGACGCAGGTAAAACCACCCTCACCGAAAAGTTCTTGCTCTTCGGTGGACAGATTCAAGTGGCCGGAGCGGTCAAGAACAACAAAATTAAGAAAACGGCCACCAGCGACTGGATGGACATCGAGAAACAAAGAGGTATCTCGGTATCTACCTCGGTCATGGAGTTTGATTATGAGGGCTACAAGGTCAATATTCTCGACACGCCGGGCCACCAAGACTTTGCTGAGGACACTTACCGCACGCTCACGGCCGTTGACTCGGCGATCATCGTGGTCGATTCGGCCAAAGGTGTGGAGGCACAAACCCGAAAGTTGATGGAGGTGTGCCGCATGCGCAAGACGCCGGTCATCATCTTCATCAACAAGATGGATCGTGAGGGACGTGATCCATTCGACGTGCTGGACGAACTGGAGAAAGAACTCCAAATCAAGGTGCGCCCACTGAGTTGGCCCATCGGACAAGGAAGAAAGTTCAAAGGCGTGTACAACATCTACGAACAGCAGCTCAACCTCTTCACACCCAACAAACAACGAGTGACCGAGAAGGTGGAGGTAGACATCCAAAGCGAAGAACTGGACAAACAGGTGGGCGAACAAGAGGCCGCCCAACTGCGTGATGACCTCGAACTGGTTGACGGCGTGTACCCTGCTTTTGACAAGCAGACTTACCTATCGGCTGAGGTGGCACCAGTGTTCTTTGGCTCGGCACTCAACAACTTCGGTGTTCAGGAACTGCTCAACTGTTTTGTAGAGATTGCGCCAAGCCCCAAACCCACACAGGCAGAAGAACGCATCATCCGCCCCGAAGAGCCCAAGTTCACGGGATTCATCTTCAAAATCACGGCCAACATCGACCCTAACCATCGATCGTGCATTGCCTTCTGCAAGGTATGCT
Encoded proteins:
- a CDS encoding ATP-binding protein is translated as MEIRRDIIDTLRRWKEKTDRKPILLKGARQIGKTWAMEAFGKEEFDYCAKFDFDRQPELRSVFQTSKSPERILKELSLYTEVPIVAGKTLIIFDEIQECEEALNSLKYFYEDAPAYHVIAAGSLLGVAVKRRSMTVPVGKVSIVRMYPITFREFLRAADEKTFSYVENLHDASHLPEIVLNKLKTEYRRYLVCGGMPEAAISLLGNKGMEAVEKVQQDILDLYELDFAKYATPREIPRIHAIWRSLPSQLAKENRKFIFKIVKPGARSKDYEDALLWLEDAGMIYRVFNITKPGLPISAYADPSVFKVYACDCGLLRRLARLPATVILNANANYTEFKGSMAENAILQSLMPLLNDDIPYYWSPDSRAEIEFVIQWGERIIPIEVKAENCVSGRSLSVYNERYHPQERIRFSFLNLQYNEGLLSCPSPLADWFYRLLPNE
- a CDS encoding peptide chain release factor 3, which gives rise to MNEIQRRRTFAIISHPDAGKTTLTEKFLLFGGQIQVAGAVKNNKIKKTATSDWMDIEKQRGISVSTSVMEFDYEGYKVNILDTPGHQDFAEDTYRTLTAVDSAIIVVDSAKGVEAQTRKLMEVCRMRKTPVIIFINKMDREGRDPFDVLDELEKELQIKVRPLSWPIGQGRKFKGVYNIYEQQLNLFTPNKQRVTEKVEVDIQSEELDKQVGEQEAAQLRDDLELVDGVYPAFDKQTYLSAEVAPVFFGSALNNFGVQELLNCFVEIAPSPKPTQAEERIIRPEEPKFTGFIFKITANIDPNHRSCIAFCKVCSGKFVRNQPYLHVRNGKTVRFSSPTQFMAQRKSTIDEAYPGDIVGLPDNGIFKIGDTLTEGEEIHFKGLPSFSPEMFKYIENEDPMKSKQLNKGIEQLMDEGVAQLFINQFNQRKIIGTVGQLQFEVIQYRLENEYNAKCRWEPVRLYKACWIEADNQEELENFKKRKYQYMAKDRQGRDVFLADSSYMLSMAQQDFKHIKFHFTSEF
- a CDS encoding ROK family protein: MKAVSELKPYVIGLDLGGTNSVFGIVDSRGDIKATTSIKTQGYDNVDDYVDASIEALQLIIDQVGGIDKIKAMGIGAPNGNFYNGTIEFAPNLSWGHNGIVPLAKLFSDKLGIPVALTNDANAAAIGEMTYGVARGMKNFIVITLGTGVGSGIVVNGQLVYGSDGFAGELGHVVVRRENGRSCGCGRFGCLEAYCSATGVARTARELLETTEEPSILRDMIPEDITSLDVSIAAGKGDKLSQHVYQMTGEMLGEACANFAAFSSPEAFIFFGGLTKAGDLLMKPLKESYDKHVLKIFKDKAKFLISGLDGSSAAVLGASAIGWEI
- a CDS encoding LysE family translocator, whose protein sequence is MPFEFHIDIIDQIWKGIIIGVIASGLMGPVGVLCVQRTLNKGRWYGLVTGFGATCSDIIYALLTGFGMSFVMDLITNPKNLFVLQILGSILLLLFGIYSFRNNPTKHMHVSGKTKGTYLYNGITAFWLTFLNPLIILLFIAMYAQFKFVVPDHPVEMVSGYLGIFGGALLWWYGLTWVIDKVRGKFDNNGIVIINKIIGSIVIVCSIIILIGTVFNLYTFHY
- a CDS encoding DUF4924 family protein; the encoded protein is MYISQQLRKKSIAEYILYMWQVEDIIRVYECSLSRIRREYISQFDYTDEQKEEMVDWYGNLIRMMNEEGKRQGGHLQINQVIVTDLIDLHRRLLQSTKFPFYSAQYYKVLPFIVELRRKGEHEEDEIQVCLNALYGVMLLRLQQKEISPDTTHAIQEITTFIGMLSDYYIKDRNEGLQFEED
- the rfbD gene encoding dTDP-4-dehydrorhamnose reductase, with the translated sequence MNILITGCNGQLGNEMQVLQKDYPEHHWFNTDVNELDITDSDAINRFVEEHEIDGIVNCAAYTAVDKAESNKRLATALNAEAPTYLAVAMAKRDGWMVQISTDYVFDGTQHTPYIETDTPCPNSVYGATKLAGEVAVAKICPKHVIIRTAWLYSTFGNNFVKTMLRLGQEKQQLGVIFDQIGTPTYAHDLALAIMTIIDKGIVPGIYHFSNEGVTSWYDFTKAIHRIAGITTCHVKPLHTAEYPTPAQRPAYSVLDKTKIKETFGIEIPHWEESLTKCMHTK
- a CDS encoding DUF4903 domain-containing protein produces the protein MRNVFAAVCLMAFAVLGFSSCDNDEEETKVSNIELAKAHLNGEVVLSTAAFMNDFNITRLPEGCPAKYKLTWDKDVLVILLNNLKIGSMPFAINFGCRTMLEDVKAGDKDAPKGDGWMKITGTDGCLAMPGTPVGDYKKGSGATVKGYYNVKSREIEFTMDFNMGKTMPMIAKCGRQVVDKNRLKNYDAELQEFMKKFKEAKEKEKQHGGK